Proteins from a genomic interval of Watersipora subatra chromosome 10, tzWatSuba1.1, whole genome shotgun sequence:
- the LOC137406577 gene encoding uncharacterized protein yields MGGDAEQLYETFTFADDNEKKDFDIVSKKLLDYFNPKRNVIHLRSIFHTRAQRADESIESFIRDLYKLSEHCEFAAERDNTIRDRLVVGLLDKELSAKLQLEENLDLSKTIYMSRHHELVKNEVAKQVEIDSISRSSASCGTSQKNSDRQAVTKSYANYQETINCNNCGLKHKRRQCPAFGKQCHHCQKPNHFAKKCRSRTRLTPAAAEIVDQNMPEGETYYLDAVTQIQDNSEPWFLL; encoded by the exons ATGGGTGGGGATGCTGAACAGTTGTATGAAACATTTACATTTGCTGATGATAACGAGAAGAAGGATTTTGATATAGTTTCTAAGAAGCTTCTGGATTACTTCAACCCAAAGCGGAACGTAATTCATCTTAGAAGTATATTTCATACAAGAGCTCAGAGAGCAGACGAGAGTATTGAGAGCTTTATTAGGGATTTATACAAACTCAGTGAGCATTGCGAGTTTGCAGCAGAAAGAGACAATACTATCAGAGACAGATTAGTCGTTGGACTGCTAGATAAAGAACTGTCTGCAAAGCTACAGCTGGAGGAAAACTTAGACCTTAGCAAGACTATCTATATGTCTCGACACCATGAGCTAGTCAAAAATGAGGTTGCCAAACAAGTAGAGATTGATTCAATTAGCAGATCATCTGCTAGCTGTGGCACCAGCCAGAAGAATAGCGACAGGCAGGCAGTAACAAAATCGTACGCCAACTACCAAGAAACCATTAATTGTAATAACTGTGGCCTTaaacacaagagaagacaatgcCCAGCATTCGGTAAACAATGTCACCATTGCCAGAAGCCAAACCATTTTGCCAAGAAGTGCAGGAGTAGAACCAGATTAACTCCGGCTGCTGCAGAAATTGTCGATCAAAATATGCCAGAAGGAGAGACCTACTACTTAGATGCAGTGACACAAATACAGGACAACAGCGAGCCATGGTTT TTGCTTTGA